In one Triplophysa dalaica isolate WHDGS20190420 chromosome 9, ASM1584641v1, whole genome shotgun sequence genomic region, the following are encoded:
- the hnf1ba gene encoding hepatocyte nuclear factor 1-beta-A isoform X1 — protein MFAKMVSKLTSLQQELLSALLDSGVTKDVLLQALEDLDPSPSGYGVKLDSLQMSPSSSKLNGSDTDSKPVFHTLTNGHSKGKLSGDEGSEDGDDYDTPAILKELQSQNTEEAAEQRAEIERILAEDPWRAARMIKGYMQQHNIPQREVVDVTGLNQSHLSQHLNKGTPMKTQKRAALYTWYVRKQREILLQFNQATQGSGGNMSDKGSQDQVLLFFSEYSQSTPSMVQAQEDASLEPACKKLRRNRFKWGPASQQILYHAYERQKNPSKEEREALVEECNRAECIQRGVSPSKAQGLGSNLVTEVRVYNWFANRRKEEAFRQKLAMDAYTGPTHSLNSLLSHGSPHHPQTSNSPTSKMQGVRYSQQASGEVSSSTTINHHSGSVMATSQSLLQQVSPGALDPSHSLLSPDAKMISVSGGGLPPVSTLTNIHASHHMHHQTSNLIMPLSGVMAIAQSEFSAMPSFLVLFVCFFLSISLFLHPGLNTSQGQTVPVINSITGSLAALQPMQFSQQLNSPHQQLMQQSPSHMSQQPFMASVSHSHMYTHKQEPPQYSHSSRFPPMLVTDANSLSTLSSMSSSKQCPLQAW, from the exons ATGTTTGCAAAAATGGTTTCCAAGTTAACTTCTTTGCAGCAAGAGCTTTTGAGCGCCTTATTGGACTCCGGAGTTACCAAAGATGTGCTTCTTCAAGCTTTGGAGGACCTGGATCCAAGCCCGAGCGGTTATGGAGTTAAACTGGATAGTCTTCAGATGTCTCCCTCCAGTTCCAAACTCAATGGGAGTGATACGGATTCAAAGCCGGTTTTTCACACGCTGACCAATGGACACAGTAAAGGAAAGTTATCGGGGGACGAGGGCTCGGAGGACGGGGATGATTACGATACACCGGCAATACTGAAAGAGCTTCAGTCTCAAAATACAGAGGAGGCAGCAGAGCAGAGGGCAGAAATCGAACGAATTTTGGC CGAGGACCCTTGGCGCGCCGCCCGAATGATCAAAGGCTACATGCAGCAGCACAATATACCGCAGCGCGAGGTGGTGGATGTGACGGGCCTCAACCAATCGCACCTGTCGCAGCACCTGAATAAAGGCACGCCTATGAAAACGCAGAAGCGCGCGGCACTCTACACCTGGTACGTCAGGAAGCAGCGCGAGATTTTGCTAC AATTCAACCAGGCCACACAAGGCTCCGGTGGCAACATGTCCGACAAAGGCAGTCAGGATCAAGTGCTACTGTTCTTCTCTGAGTATAGTCAGTCCACGCCAAGTATGGTGCAGGCACAAGAAGATGCTAGCCTTGAACCTGCTTGCAAGAAGCTCAGGCGCAACCGTTTCAAATGGGGTCCTGCGTCCCAACAGATCCTCTACCACGCTTATGAAAGACAAAAGAATCCCAgcaaagaggagagagaggcaCTGGTGGAGGAATGTAACCG GGCTGAGTGCATCCAGAGAGGAGTATCTCCATCCAAAGCTCAAGGTCTCGGCTCCAACCTGGTTACAGAGGTGCGAGTCTACAACTGGTTTGCCAACAGGAGAAAAGAAGAAGCGTTTAGGCAGAAGTTGGCTATGGATGCCTACACCGGACCGACGCACAGTCTTAACTCCCTCCTCTCTCACGGTTCTCCTCATCACCCGCAAACCAGTAACTCCCCAACAAGCAAAATGCAAG GTGTCAGGTACAGCCAACAGGCTTCCGGCGAAGTCAGTTCTTCCACGACGATCAATCACCATAGCGGCAGCGTAATGGCGACCAGCCAGTCACTGTTGCAGCAGGTCTCTCCGGGGGCCCTGGACCCCAGCCATAGCCTCCTGTCACCTGACGCCAAGATG ATCTCTGTATCCGGTGGAGGTCTTCCTCCTGTCAGCACCCTCACCAACATCCACGCATCCCACCACATGCACCATCAGACCTCCAACCTCATAATGCCCCTCTCGGGGGTCATGGCCATCGCACAGAGTGAGTTTTCCGCTATGCCATCGTTCTTggttttgtttgtctgtttctttctctcaatCTCATTATTCTTGCATCCAGGTTTGAACACATCGCAGGGGCAGACGGTACCCGTCATCAACAGTATAACAGGCAGCCTGGCAGCGCTGCAGCCCATGCAGTTCTCGCAGCAGCTGAACAGCCCACATCAACAGCTCATGCAACAGTCGCCCAGCCACATGTCCCAGCAGCCCTTCATGGCATCCGTCTCACACTCACACA tgtacacACACAAGCAGGAGCCGCCCCAGTATTCACATTCGTCTAGATTTCCCCCCATGTTGGTTACAGACGCTAACAGCCTCAGTACCCTGAGCTCAATGTCCTCCAGCAAACAG tgtccACTACAGGCCTGGTGA
- the hnf1ba gene encoding hepatocyte nuclear factor 1-beta-A isoform X2 has protein sequence MFAKMVSKLTSLQQELLSALLDSGVTKDVLLQALEDLDPSPSGYGVKLDSLQMSPSSSKLNGSDTDSKPVFHTLTNGHSKGKLSGDEGSEDGDDYDTPAILKELQSQNTEEAAEQRAEIERILAEDPWRAARMIKGYMQQHNIPQREVVDVTGLNQSHLSQHLNKGTPMKTQKRAALYTWYVRKQREILLQFNQATQGSGGNMSDKGSQDQVLLFFSEYSQSTPSMVQAQEDASLEPACKKLRRNRFKWGPASQQILYHAYERQKNPSKEEREALVEECNRAECIQRGVSPSKAQGLGSNLVTEVRVYNWFANRRKEEAFRQKLAMDAYTGPTHSLNSLLSHGSPHHPQTSNSPTSKMQGVRYSQQASGEVSSSTTINHHSGSVMATSQSLLQQVSPGALDPSHSLLSPDAKMISVSGGGLPPVSTLTNIHASHHMHHQTSNLIMPLSGVMAIAQSLNTSQGQTVPVINSITGSLAALQPMQFSQQLNSPHQQLMQQSPSHMSQQPFMASVSHSHMYTHKQEPPQYSHSSRFPPMLVTDANSLSTLSSMSSSKQCPLQAW, from the exons ATGTTTGCAAAAATGGTTTCCAAGTTAACTTCTTTGCAGCAAGAGCTTTTGAGCGCCTTATTGGACTCCGGAGTTACCAAAGATGTGCTTCTTCAAGCTTTGGAGGACCTGGATCCAAGCCCGAGCGGTTATGGAGTTAAACTGGATAGTCTTCAGATGTCTCCCTCCAGTTCCAAACTCAATGGGAGTGATACGGATTCAAAGCCGGTTTTTCACACGCTGACCAATGGACACAGTAAAGGAAAGTTATCGGGGGACGAGGGCTCGGAGGACGGGGATGATTACGATACACCGGCAATACTGAAAGAGCTTCAGTCTCAAAATACAGAGGAGGCAGCAGAGCAGAGGGCAGAAATCGAACGAATTTTGGC CGAGGACCCTTGGCGCGCCGCCCGAATGATCAAAGGCTACATGCAGCAGCACAATATACCGCAGCGCGAGGTGGTGGATGTGACGGGCCTCAACCAATCGCACCTGTCGCAGCACCTGAATAAAGGCACGCCTATGAAAACGCAGAAGCGCGCGGCACTCTACACCTGGTACGTCAGGAAGCAGCGCGAGATTTTGCTAC AATTCAACCAGGCCACACAAGGCTCCGGTGGCAACATGTCCGACAAAGGCAGTCAGGATCAAGTGCTACTGTTCTTCTCTGAGTATAGTCAGTCCACGCCAAGTATGGTGCAGGCACAAGAAGATGCTAGCCTTGAACCTGCTTGCAAGAAGCTCAGGCGCAACCGTTTCAAATGGGGTCCTGCGTCCCAACAGATCCTCTACCACGCTTATGAAAGACAAAAGAATCCCAgcaaagaggagagagaggcaCTGGTGGAGGAATGTAACCG GGCTGAGTGCATCCAGAGAGGAGTATCTCCATCCAAAGCTCAAGGTCTCGGCTCCAACCTGGTTACAGAGGTGCGAGTCTACAACTGGTTTGCCAACAGGAGAAAAGAAGAAGCGTTTAGGCAGAAGTTGGCTATGGATGCCTACACCGGACCGACGCACAGTCTTAACTCCCTCCTCTCTCACGGTTCTCCTCATCACCCGCAAACCAGTAACTCCCCAACAAGCAAAATGCAAG GTGTCAGGTACAGCCAACAGGCTTCCGGCGAAGTCAGTTCTTCCACGACGATCAATCACCATAGCGGCAGCGTAATGGCGACCAGCCAGTCACTGTTGCAGCAGGTCTCTCCGGGGGCCCTGGACCCCAGCCATAGCCTCCTGTCACCTGACGCCAAGATG ATCTCTGTATCCGGTGGAGGTCTTCCTCCTGTCAGCACCCTCACCAACATCCACGCATCCCACCACATGCACCATCAGACCTCCAACCTCATAATGCCCCTCTCGGGGGTCATGGCCATCGCACAGA GTTTGAACACATCGCAGGGGCAGACGGTACCCGTCATCAACAGTATAACAGGCAGCCTGGCAGCGCTGCAGCCCATGCAGTTCTCGCAGCAGCTGAACAGCCCACATCAACAGCTCATGCAACAGTCGCCCAGCCACATGTCCCAGCAGCCCTTCATGGCATCCGTCTCACACTCACACA tgtacacACACAAGCAGGAGCCGCCCCAGTATTCACATTCGTCTAGATTTCCCCCCATGTTGGTTACAGACGCTAACAGCCTCAGTACCCTGAGCTCAATGTCCTCCAGCAAACAG tgtccACTACAGGCCTGGTGA
- the dynll2a gene encoding dynein, light chain, LC8-type 2a — MTDRKAVIKNADMSEDMQQDAVDCATQAMEKYNIEKDIAAYIKKEFDKKYNPTWHCIVGRNFGSYVTHETKHFIYFYLGQVAILLFKSG, encoded by the exons ATGACTGACAGGAAGGCCGTGATCAAGAACGCTGACATGTCTGAAGATATGCAGCAGGATGCTGTCGATTGTGCCACACAGGCGATGGAGAAATACAACATCGAGAAGGACATTGCTGCATACATCAAAAAG GAGTTCGATAAGAAATACAATCCGACGtggcattgcattgtgggaaggAACTTCGGCAGCTATGTGACCCACGAGACGAAACACTTCATCTACTTCTACTTGGGGCAGGTGGCCATTCTCCTGTTCAAGTCTGGCTGA